The following are from one region of the Cystobacter fuscus DSM 2262 genome:
- a CDS encoding caspase family protein yields the protein MDAFIPRWTLLPTLEAWGLLAGPAMRGQALILGCQTYGLTGVLGDARRVAEALGALGFDVTMCMGEEATRERILQLYRHLIARCAPDEAAFVYYAGHGAWAPEPGSGVQFIVPADFALSTEEDFRGITALELSALLEELTSRTRNVTVVLDCCFASRMFRGVDLVPRALPVVPLPVVCAHLKRLQAQGQALGGRHIESNPHAVRLVAAALDEQAYEYTNARGVRTGLLTDAFLEVLDEARGLRVSWGQLGRRIRERVLARCPQQRPELEGPERRLLFQLEELEHESSLAYYPERGHHWLRGGRLHGVREGDEYAVMPLGANGPDEARALAFARVLEVRGGSSRVALERRDSALVPTGAPAFPRRSQQPRRAVVLEGSWDAHAPLLSRLREALRTSFFVRQASMEERAPVLAHVRLGERGVDVLDSGLDGIVHPLPLTPSSVPGVLHVLEVLARAQALRELGDGGDSERFTQWLELEWGRVSARRAFPLPTTGASLHAGERVYVRLRARGHARLHVSVLDVGVGGAISLLNASQPSGMVLGSGRVETLGAGPDGTLVGLELEWPESTPRQDARPESLVVIASEFPVDLRLLGTSHSRLTRAPPVSLEQLMQSGGRDRYAVKHIRFWLDPRPLP from the coding sequence ATGGATGCTTTCATCCCTCGGTGGACGCTCCTGCCCACACTCGAGGCATGGGGTTTGCTGGCAGGCCCGGCGATGCGTGGACAGGCCCTCATCCTCGGATGCCAGACCTATGGACTGACCGGCGTGTTGGGAGACGCGCGGCGGGTCGCGGAGGCGCTCGGTGCGCTCGGCTTCGACGTCACCATGTGCATGGGAGAAGAGGCGACGCGCGAGCGCATCCTCCAGCTCTACCGCCACCTCATCGCCCGGTGTGCTCCGGACGAGGCGGCCTTCGTCTATTACGCGGGGCACGGGGCCTGGGCTCCCGAGCCGGGCTCCGGCGTCCAGTTCATCGTGCCGGCGGACTTCGCGCTCTCCACGGAAGAGGACTTCCGTGGCATCACCGCCCTCGAGCTGTCGGCGCTATTGGAGGAGCTGACGTCGAGGACACGCAACGTGACCGTCGTGCTCGACTGTTGCTTCGCGTCGCGCATGTTCCGGGGCGTGGACCTGGTGCCGAGGGCGCTCCCCGTGGTGCCGCTGCCCGTCGTGTGCGCGCACCTGAAGCGGCTCCAGGCCCAGGGTCAGGCGCTGGGGGGCCGCCACATCGAGAGCAACCCGCATGCGGTGCGGCTGGTGGCCGCGGCGCTCGACGAACAGGCCTACGAGTACACCAACGCGCGAGGCGTGCGCACCGGGTTGCTGACCGATGCCTTCCTCGAGGTGCTCGACGAGGCGCGCGGGCTCCGGGTGTCCTGGGGTCAGCTCGGCCGGCGCATCCGGGAGCGGGTCCTCGCCCGTTGTCCCCAGCAACGGCCCGAGCTCGAGGGCCCCGAGCGGCGATTGTTGTTCCAGCTCGAGGAGCTCGAGCACGAGTCCTCCCTCGCCTACTACCCCGAGCGCGGCCACCACTGGCTGCGGGGAGGGCGTCTGCACGGGGTGCGGGAGGGCGATGAATACGCCGTCATGCCGCTGGGCGCCAACGGTCCGGACGAGGCCCGTGCCCTGGCGTTCGCTCGGGTCCTCGAGGTGCGGGGCGGTTCCAGCCGGGTGGCGCTGGAGCGCAGGGACTCGGCTCTCGTCCCCACGGGGGCTCCCGCCTTCCCGCGCCGCTCCCAGCAACCCCGGCGCGCCGTGGTGTTGGAGGGCTCATGGGACGCCCATGCGCCACTTCTTTCCCGCCTGCGGGAAGCACTTCGGACCTCGTTCTTCGTCCGTCAGGCGTCCATGGAGGAGCGAGCGCCCGTGCTCGCCCACGTCCGGCTCGGCGAGCGAGGCGTGGACGTTCTTGACTCGGGGCTGGACGGAATCGTCCATCCCCTGCCGCTCACCCCCTCCAGCGTCCCGGGGGTGCTCCACGTCCTGGAGGTCCTGGCCCGGGCCCAGGCGCTGCGCGAGCTCGGCGATGGCGGCGATTCGGAGCGCTTCACGCAGTGGCTCGAACTCGAGTGGGGTCGGGTGTCCGCTCGCCGTGCCTTCCCGCTTCCCACGACGGGGGCCAGCCTGCACGCGGGAGAGCGCGTCTATGTCCGCCTCCGCGCTCGTGGCCACGCCCGCCTCCACGTCTCGGTCCTCGACGTGGGCGTCGGGGGGGCCATCTCCTTGCTGAATGCCTCGCAGCCCTCGGGGATGGTGCTGGGGAGCGGCCGGGTGGAGACCCTGGGCGCCGGGCCGGATGGGACGCTCGTGGGCCTGGAGCTCGAATGGCCCGAGTCCACGCCCCGTCAGGACGCGCGCCCCGAGTCCCTCGTGGTCATCGCCTCGGAGTTTCCCGTGGATCTGCGCCTGCTCGGCACTTCCCACTCCCGGCTCACCCGAGCACCGCCGGTCTCCCTGGAACAGTTGATGCAGAGTGGCGGTCGGGACCGGTACGCGGTGAAGCACATCCGGTTCTGGTTGGACCCCCGTCCACTGCCTTGA
- a CDS encoding kelch repeat-containing protein, protein MYRITLLSLAVFVTACEGEPRKRPPASLAVHTSAKHAPMRASALVAEEQWISTRKNTPATVTLSASGTEGGPLDYAIVTGPASGGLEQNGASVIYLPHPGFAGSDSFTYRASDGVSQDSVATVHLQVINVPPVAHYHLAWVEKNGSKAITLSATDADGEELTYALVKSPGHGTLRQTGARVLYTPETGFTGADSFTFRALDSTTHGNTATVSLVVVNDGACMEYAGRWVSTGSLSGPRIGHTATLLEDGQVLVSGGFNKSTELYDPLLGTWSPGAKARADQRHHTTTRLPDGQVLMAGGDGSQPGSFTQLYDPTTRWWMPGAPMNSARQDHSATLLPDGRVLVTGGGDTDSGAVRDSAELYESTTHQWSPTHPMTTARQTHTSTLLHDGRVLVTGGRDASGKRLASAELYEPTLGTWTRTRDMAVARGDHTATVLPDGRVLITGGAESHENSQTSELYDPSLGTWTATGDMLRARRHHTALLLPGGQVFVVGGYNDREGILSLAELFDAHSGVWKSAGCSSVSRWGTTATLLSGPERVLIAGGVSNEDQSSVDLYFPANR, encoded by the coding sequence ATGTATCGCATCACGCTTCTTTCGCTCGCGGTCTTCGTCACCGCGTGTGAAGGCGAGCCCAGGAAGCGCCCTCCCGCATCCCTGGCGGTCCACACCTCCGCGAAGCATGCGCCCATGCGAGCATCCGCGCTCGTCGCCGAAGAGCAGTGGATTTCCACCCGGAAGAACACTCCGGCGACGGTCACCCTCTCCGCGAGTGGCACGGAGGGAGGCCCCCTCGACTACGCCATCGTCACGGGACCAGCCTCCGGCGGACTGGAGCAGAACGGCGCATCGGTGATCTACCTCCCCCATCCCGGTTTCGCGGGCAGCGATTCCTTTACCTACCGGGCGAGTGATGGCGTCTCCCAGGATTCTGTCGCGACGGTTCACCTCCAGGTCATCAACGTCCCCCCCGTTGCCCACTATCATCTGGCCTGGGTTGAGAAGAACGGATCCAAAGCCATCACGCTGTCGGCCACGGATGCGGATGGAGAGGAGCTGACCTACGCGCTCGTCAAGAGCCCTGGCCATGGGACCCTGCGACAGACCGGAGCCAGGGTGCTCTACACTCCCGAGACCGGCTTCACGGGAGCGGACTCCTTCACCTTCCGGGCCCTCGACTCCACGACCCATGGGAACACCGCGACGGTCTCCCTCGTGGTCGTCAACGACGGAGCGTGCATGGAGTACGCGGGCCGATGGGTCTCCACGGGAAGCCTGAGTGGACCCCGAATCGGACATACCGCCACCCTCCTCGAGGATGGCCAGGTGCTCGTGTCCGGGGGATTCAACAAATCCACTGAATTGTATGATCCGCTGCTGGGGACCTGGTCTCCTGGAGCGAAGGCCCGGGCCGATCAACGCCACCACACCACCACGCGGCTTCCCGACGGACAGGTGCTCATGGCTGGCGGCGATGGAAGCCAACCGGGAAGCTTCACACAGTTGTACGACCCCACCACCCGGTGGTGGATGCCTGGCGCGCCCATGAATTCAGCGCGGCAGGATCACTCCGCCACGCTGCTTCCCGATGGCCGGGTGCTCGTCACGGGCGGCGGTGACACCGACTCTGGCGCCGTTCGCGACTCGGCCGAGCTGTATGAATCCACCACCCATCAGTGGTCACCCACCCACCCCATGACCACGGCGCGGCAGACCCATACGTCCACCCTGCTGCACGACGGCCGGGTGCTCGTCACGGGTGGCCGCGATGCCAGCGGCAAGCGGCTCGCCTCCGCCGAGTTGTATGAGCCCACGCTCGGAACCTGGACGAGGACCAGGGACATGGCGGTCGCACGCGGCGATCACACCGCGACGGTGCTGCCGGACGGCCGGGTGCTCATCACGGGTGGGGCCGAGTCCCATGAAAACAGCCAGACGTCCGAGTTGTATGATCCCTCGCTCGGAACCTGGACGGCCACGGGGGACATGTTGAGGGCGCGTCGCCATCACACCGCGTTGCTGCTGCCTGGCGGTCAGGTGTTCGTCGTGGGGGGGTACAACGACAGGGAGGGAATCCTGTCCCTCGCGGAGCTGTTCGATGCCCACTCGGGAGTCTGGAAGTCCGCCGGTTGCTCGAGCGTGAGCCGGTGGGGGACCACCGCCACGCTGCTGTCTGGACCCGAGCGGGTGCTGATCGCCGGCGGAGTCAGCAACGAGGACCAGTCCTCGGTCGACCTGTACTTTCCGGCCAATCGCTGA
- a CDS encoding trypsin-like serine peptidase, whose translation MDEMTSLRHRLERALGGRAIEELWPGPRALVGFEAAVALSVDRVVARRALDKLRVGSRLLPVESEVLEVAIRMARPALRIERGRLPLHSSLEMDEAVRAVLVAQLPGIASLGWRWGIPLATAFQVAPRVLVTSAHVADKLEQEREDLARGHFVARFDADERNAERTVSIRGVLARHPSEDVALLEMEAEGPLDGGLRLARRPADSRARRVLGVGYPLFSDGNPPWMDALFENVYGVMRASPGELVGAEGERLFHDCTTLSGNSGSPLFDLSTGLVIGVHASGKFAWRNTAVSTRTLHANDSLRARVSRWD comes from the coding sequence ATGGATGAGATGACTTCGCTCCGGCACCGGTTGGAGCGCGCCCTGGGAGGCAGGGCCATCGAGGAGCTCTGGCCGGGGCCTCGGGCGCTCGTTGGCTTCGAGGCCGCGGTCGCGTTGAGTGTGGACCGGGTGGTGGCCCGGAGGGCGCTCGACAAGCTTCGCGTCGGCAGCCGGCTGTTGCCCGTCGAGTCCGAGGTACTGGAGGTGGCCATCCGCATGGCGCGGCCGGCCCTGCGCATCGAGCGGGGGCGCTTGCCGCTCCATTCCTCGCTGGAGATGGACGAGGCGGTCCGGGCCGTGCTCGTGGCGCAACTGCCGGGGATCGCCTCGCTCGGCTGGCGCTGGGGCATTCCCCTGGCGACGGCGTTCCAGGTGGCCCCCCGGGTGTTGGTGACCAGCGCCCACGTGGCGGACAAGCTGGAGCAGGAGCGCGAGGACCTGGCGCGAGGGCACTTCGTCGCCCGCTTCGACGCGGATGAGCGGAACGCGGAGCGCACCGTGTCGATCAGGGGCGTTCTCGCGCGTCACCCCTCGGAGGACGTGGCCCTGTTGGAGATGGAAGCCGAGGGGCCGCTGGACGGGGGCTTGCGGCTGGCGCGACGACCCGCGGACTCGCGCGCCCGGCGGGTGCTCGGGGTGGGCTATCCGCTCTTCAGCGATGGCAACCCGCCTTGGATGGACGCGCTCTTCGAGAATGTCTACGGCGTGATGCGGGCCTCGCCGGGGGAACTGGTGGGAGCCGAGGGCGAGCGGTTGTTCCACGACTGCACGACCCTGTCGGGCAACTCGGGCTCACCCCTGTTCGACTTGAGCACGGGGCTGGTTATCGGCGTCCACGCCTCGGGGAAGTTCGCCTGGCGCAATACCGCCGTGAGCACGCGAACCCTCCACGCCAACGACTCCCTCCGGGCCCGGGTCTCCCGTTGGGACTGA
- a CDS encoding sigma-54-dependent transcriptional regulator has translation MNEQQPLRVLLVDDERIALKSFANLLESLGNAVPYRASSLEEARQILEEVLIDIAFIDLQLSQDIRNRDGLTLIQELRERYQTVPIVVSGHSQVHEVREAMKLGAEDYVLKTELEQRVSIILNALRRKLELKEELLDLRARGPADTTLGLVGTSVSIQNLRALIQRVATANSQELFPVLIHGPTGSGKELVAQAIHKLGPHPSDPFFDVNCGALAETLIEDQLFGHVRGAFTDAHTDKEGYFTLVRRGTLFLDEVAELSLSLQAKLLRVLETRRFRPVGPTAREQLFQGRIVAATHVDLKERVREKRFREDLFHRLNVLRILVPPLSDHREDIPALVQHFAARQHRPMQFTQRAIEQLSRRPWPGNVRELRNAITRLAILAESESIDVDTLELYLPLESEFSLGGALSDELGQMVRKLLALPVKDRLDAITKAIVLAAVEQARGNNTEAGKVLGRSRKFVERYLKKLAKGGKDSPSEEEDEEDS, from the coding sequence ATGAACGAACAACAGCCACTGCGGGTCTTGCTCGTCGATGACGAGCGCATCGCGCTCAAGAGTTTCGCCAACCTCCTGGAATCCCTCGGGAACGCCGTCCCCTACCGGGCCAGCTCGCTGGAGGAGGCCCGGCAGATCCTGGAGGAAGTCCTCATCGACATCGCGTTCATCGACCTGCAGCTCTCGCAGGACATCCGCAACCGGGATGGCCTCACGCTCATCCAGGAGCTTCGCGAGCGCTACCAGACGGTGCCCATCGTGGTGAGCGGGCACAGCCAGGTCCATGAGGTCCGCGAGGCCATGAAGTTGGGGGCCGAGGACTACGTGCTCAAGACGGAGCTCGAGCAACGGGTCTCGATCATCCTCAATGCCCTGCGCCGCAAGCTCGAACTCAAGGAGGAGTTGCTGGACCTCCGGGCGAGGGGCCCCGCCGACACGACCTTGGGCCTGGTGGGCACCTCGGTGTCCATCCAGAACCTGCGCGCGCTGATCCAGCGGGTGGCCACGGCCAACAGCCAGGAGCTGTTTCCGGTGCTCATCCATGGACCCACGGGCTCGGGAAAGGAGCTGGTGGCCCAGGCCATCCACAAGCTCGGCCCCCACCCCTCGGATCCCTTCTTCGACGTGAACTGTGGCGCGCTCGCCGAGACGCTGATCGAGGATCAACTCTTCGGCCACGTGCGCGGTGCCTTCACGGACGCCCATACGGACAAGGAGGGGTACTTCACGCTGGTGCGGCGGGGCACGCTCTTCCTGGACGAGGTGGCGGAGTTGAGCCTGTCGCTCCAGGCGAAGCTGCTGCGCGTGCTGGAGACCCGGCGCTTCCGGCCCGTGGGCCCCACGGCGCGCGAGCAGCTCTTCCAGGGGAGGATCGTCGCCGCGACGCATGTCGACCTCAAGGAGCGGGTCCGGGAGAAGCGCTTCCGGGAGGATCTCTTCCACCGGCTCAACGTGCTGCGCATCCTCGTGCCGCCGCTGTCGGATCATCGCGAGGACATCCCGGCGCTCGTCCAGCACTTCGCCGCCCGGCAGCACCGGCCCATGCAGTTCACCCAGCGGGCCATCGAGCAGCTCAGCCGGCGGCCCTGGCCGGGCAACGTGCGTGAGCTGCGCAACGCCATCACCCGGCTGGCCATCCTCGCGGAATCCGAGAGCATCGACGTGGACACCCTCGAACTCTACCTGCCGCTGGAGTCCGAGTTCTCGCTGGGAGGCGCGCTCTCCGATGAACTGGGGCAGATGGTGCGCAAGCTCCTGGCACTTCCGGTGAAGGACAGGCTCGACGCCATCACCAAGGCCATCGTCCTCGCGGCCGTGGAGCAGGCCCGGGGCAACAACACGGAGGCCGGCAAGGTGCTCGGCCGCAGCCGCAAGTTCGTGGAGCGCTACCTCAAGAAGCTCGCCAAGGGAGGCAAGGACTCGCCCTCGGAGGAAGAGGACGAGGAGGATTCGTAG
- a CDS encoding sensor histidine kinase, with amino-acid sequence MSPAPSSRGRHQGGPWLLIPGVLALVLTGLAAHGAWSTRGRPFPSLMVDAYHFYSLVLLPSWDPRTSIGGHPWPSTEPLPLARHRLVAVNEKSLSTHGPLSSPLELYALAGETCSDARVSLRFEDPWGNSLPVDVDGGCLDFDEILLFFVTYVLAAWMVLWSGGLVLTLGSRPAARRAFVGWSAVTFLFLLSFYDYHTTAWLAPLFSVSKVGLMLSALWLAYAFPSPPARGTVGLRRLLSALTVLGAATALGLVAARFTGTDIEPVRNTTDLLLAPCIAALALAVLLRLRRGTGLERAELITASGGLVATPLLIALMQVFSLWTGREIRHLALPFIILVLPLSIGYALIRHNILEARVVLTPRMLRVPLVLGALLLSVLGTYLIHLATRSGPTQLLLLLLIGGALFTALMVLAHQLQVRLFFPATLAFRGTIERLSDRLAALRDAPTIRRTLEETVMQAVPTLSARILEPSAPRELPHLPPEALEELARGAHVWTAQSPRERHLLIPMRSLGELRAVLFIAPKRKGALYTQEDLQLLETLASLGALALHNAEAVQELESLRRLEVGAAHLEKQLTLSALSEEVCHEMVYPLSFLQDLLRRGADGQPLGEEDLSFAREEVERMRRMLDSLRRLQLPRPEVGPIPLLGHAQRALQLIRESIQRKRLSVLVEIDPALTVRAEGDSLVQLLSNLLRNAAQAAPEEGTMGIRARWGAEGQLIEVWDTGPGIPEEVAQVLFTHRRVSTKQDGHGIGLTVVQRIAHNFRWQVFYLRESDRTLFRLTLPPSP; translated from the coding sequence ATGAGTCCAGCACCGAGTTCGCGAGGACGACACCAGGGCGGCCCGTGGCTGCTCATACCGGGAGTCCTCGCGCTCGTGCTCACGGGGCTCGCGGCTCACGGGGCCTGGAGCACCCGGGGAAGGCCCTTCCCTTCCCTGATGGTGGACGCCTATCACTTCTATTCCCTGGTGCTGCTGCCCTCGTGGGATCCACGGACATCGATCGGAGGCCACCCGTGGCCGTCCACCGAGCCCCTCCCGCTGGCGCGCCACCGGTTGGTGGCCGTGAATGAAAAATCCCTCTCCACACACGGGCCACTGAGCTCCCCCCTGGAACTCTATGCCCTCGCGGGGGAAACCTGCTCCGACGCCAGGGTTTCGCTGCGCTTCGAGGACCCCTGGGGCAACTCCCTCCCCGTGGACGTGGACGGCGGCTGCCTGGACTTCGACGAAATCCTGCTCTTCTTCGTCACCTACGTGCTGGCGGCCTGGATGGTGCTCTGGTCCGGCGGGTTGGTCCTGACGCTGGGCAGCCGCCCCGCCGCCCGCCGGGCCTTCGTGGGGTGGTCGGCCGTGACCTTCCTCTTCCTGCTGTCCTTCTACGACTACCACACGACCGCGTGGCTCGCGCCGCTCTTCTCCGTCTCGAAGGTGGGCCTCATGCTCAGCGCGCTCTGGCTCGCCTACGCCTTTCCCTCGCCTCCCGCGCGCGGGACGGTGGGCCTGCGCCGCCTGCTCTCCGCGCTGACAGTGCTGGGGGCCGCGACGGCGTTGGGCCTCGTGGCCGCGCGCTTCACGGGAACGGACATCGAGCCCGTGCGCAATACCACCGATCTGTTGCTGGCCCCCTGCATCGCCGCGCTGGCCCTCGCCGTCCTCCTCCGGCTGCGCCGCGGCACGGGATTGGAGCGCGCGGAGTTGATCACCGCCTCCGGAGGACTCGTCGCCACCCCCCTGCTGATCGCGCTCATGCAGGTGTTCTCCCTGTGGACCGGCAGGGAGATCCGGCACCTGGCACTGCCCTTCATCATCCTCGTCCTCCCGCTGTCCATCGGCTACGCGCTGATCCGCCACAACATCCTGGAGGCCCGGGTCGTGCTCACCCCGAGGATGCTGCGGGTTCCGCTCGTCCTCGGCGCCCTGCTCTTGTCCGTGCTCGGAACGTACCTGATCCATCTGGCGACCCGGAGCGGACCCACACAGCTCCTGCTGCTGCTGCTCATCGGCGGAGCGCTCTTCACCGCGTTGATGGTGCTCGCCCACCAGTTGCAGGTGCGCCTGTTCTTTCCCGCCACCCTGGCGTTCCGCGGCACCATCGAGAGACTCAGTGATCGGCTGGCGGCCCTGCGTGATGCGCCCACCATCCGGCGGACCCTGGAGGAGACGGTGATGCAGGCCGTGCCCACCCTCTCGGCCAGGATCCTCGAGCCCTCGGCCCCACGTGAACTCCCCCACCTGCCCCCGGAGGCCCTGGAGGAACTCGCGCGGGGCGCCCATGTCTGGACGGCGCAGAGCCCCCGCGAGCGGCACCTGCTGATCCCCATGCGCTCGCTGGGAGAACTGCGGGCCGTGCTGTTCATCGCCCCCAAGCGCAAGGGCGCCCTCTATACCCAGGAGGATCTCCAACTGCTGGAGACCCTCGCCAGCCTGGGCGCCCTGGCGCTCCACAACGCCGAGGCCGTCCAGGAGCTGGAGTCCCTCCGGCGCCTCGAGGTGGGGGCGGCGCACCTGGAGAAGCAACTGACCCTCAGCGCGCTCAGCGAGGAGGTCTGCCACGAGATGGTCTACCCGCTGAGCTTCCTGCAGGATCTGCTCCGGCGGGGCGCCGACGGCCAACCGCTCGGGGAGGAGGATCTCTCCTTCGCCAGGGAAGAGGTCGAGCGCATGAGGCGGATGCTGGACTCCCTGCGGCGGCTCCAGCTTCCCCGGCCCGAAGTCGGTCCGATCCCCCTGCTCGGCCATGCCCAGCGGGCGCTGCAGCTCATCCGGGAGTCCATCCAGCGCAAGCGGCTGTCCGTCCTGGTGGAGATCGACCCCGCGCTGACCGTTCGCGCGGAAGGAGACTCCCTGGTCCAACTGCTCAGCAACCTCCTGCGCAACGCGGCCCAGGCGGCGCCCGAGGAGGGCACCATGGGCATCCGTGCGCGATGGGGCGCGGAAGGACAGCTCATCGAGGTCTGGGACACGGGGCCCGGCATCCCGGAGGAGGTCGCCCAGGTGCTCTTCACCCATCGCCGCGTCAGCACGAAACAGGACGGCCATGGCATCGGTCTGACCGTGGTCCAACGCATCGCGCATAACTTCCGCTGGCAGGTCTTCTACCTACGAGAGTCCGATCGCACCCTCTTTCGTCTGACCCTTCCGCCTTCGCCTTGA
- a CDS encoding S8/S53 family peptidase, with amino-acid sequence MSYLDFSIVSPLPGADGRPLPVPASWVPFPSVGEERLYVSPSVDEGALPARFIQPLLCRGRGHPASGVGYIGVDSRVWMDERYTGESTPVPGSPAPELEQPEFGVPRPRLSVEALLHSLGFASPHLPARHWDGHAGAPVRVAVIDTDCGGWDVLRGLDETSLLHATSERGSWFPRSPQPPEPSRSVAGHGVVMAAAVEAVAPGVRLGLFEIPLAHDSFLHVTDLAAALARAVGEWGADVVLVAMAHGGWGVPAHLRAILRGCARSGRGGRGALIVCCTGRIDQNRDVHGDSAVLASDDFNAQPWVIPVAACGLGGGWYRLHGTPLGRLGPSVELCAPGELVTFPAIGAADDSSLAAALVAGTAARMVATHPGLRLTEFRQLLRATAVKTPPEENPSATGLEAHHFNDWDQGGHNFKLGHGRLDALGACLAAADPVCFALLATRTPASVPGSPAEVERNQEAARSWEASSWSGAPHEPLLRRYLSLRGCFVPLVLRDSPLRDALFWLARHLCALRRHGGLATWPVDGIDHGALKDRCLHVLEVLGEALEQSPPEVPTSEASRWLYTLMRRLEATPSQTIARFLAKALAFPSGASG; translated from the coding sequence TTGTCCTATCTGGACTTCTCGATCGTCTCGCCGCTGCCCGGGGCGGACGGCCGTCCGCTGCCCGTTCCCGCGAGCTGGGTGCCCTTTCCCTCCGTGGGCGAGGAGCGACTGTATGTGTCTCCCTCCGTCGACGAGGGGGCGCTGCCCGCGCGCTTCATCCAACCCCTGCTCTGCCGCGGGCGGGGTCATCCCGCGTCCGGGGTGGGCTACATCGGCGTGGACAGCCGGGTCTGGATGGACGAGCGCTACACGGGCGAGTCGACTCCCGTCCCGGGCTCTCCCGCCCCGGAGCTGGAGCAACCCGAGTTCGGTGTGCCCCGCCCCCGGCTCTCCGTCGAGGCCCTGCTGCATTCCCTCGGGTTTGCCTCACCGCACCTCCCCGCCCGGCACTGGGATGGCCATGCGGGTGCCCCGGTGCGGGTGGCCGTCATCGACACGGATTGCGGCGGATGGGACGTGCTGCGCGGCCTGGATGAAACCTCCCTCCTTCACGCCACCTCGGAACGGGGGTCGTGGTTTCCCCGGAGTCCTCAGCCACCGGAGCCCTCGCGGAGCGTGGCGGGCCATGGCGTGGTGATGGCCGCGGCGGTCGAGGCGGTGGCGCCCGGCGTACGCCTGGGCTTGTTCGAGATTCCCCTCGCCCATGACTCGTTCCTCCATGTCACCGACCTGGCGGCGGCACTGGCCCGGGCGGTGGGGGAATGGGGAGCGGATGTCGTCCTGGTGGCCATGGCCCATGGCGGTTGGGGTGTTCCCGCCCACCTGCGCGCCATCCTTCGTGGGTGCGCCCGGAGTGGCCGGGGCGGACGGGGCGCGCTCATCGTGTGTTGCACGGGGCGCATCGATCAGAACCGCGATGTTCACGGAGACAGCGCGGTGCTCGCGAGCGACGACTTCAACGCGCAGCCCTGGGTCATTCCCGTGGCGGCCTGCGGCCTCGGGGGTGGCTGGTACCGGCTTCATGGCACGCCCCTCGGGCGCCTGGGGCCCTCCGTCGAGCTGTGCGCGCCCGGGGAGCTCGTCACGTTTCCGGCCATCGGGGCGGCGGACGACTCGAGCCTCGCCGCGGCACTGGTGGCTGGCACCGCCGCTCGCATGGTCGCCACCCATCCAGGGCTGCGTCTCACCGAGTTCCGCCAGCTCCTGCGAGCGACCGCCGTGAAAACCCCTCCAGAGGAGAACCCCTCGGCCACGGGCCTGGAGGCCCATCACTTCAATGACTGGGACCAGGGCGGGCACAACTTCAAGCTGGGCCATGGACGGCTCGATGCCCTGGGGGCCTGTCTGGCCGCCGCGGATCCCGTCTGCTTCGCCTTGCTGGCCACGCGCACGCCTGCGTCCGTTCCAGGCTCCCCCGCCGAAGTGGAAAGGAATCAGGAGGCCGCCCGGAGCTGGGAGGCCTCCTCGTGGAGCGGTGCGCCCCATGAACCCCTGCTCCGACGCTACCTGTCCCTGCGGGGTTGTTTCGTCCCCCTCGTCCTGCGTGACAGCCCGCTGCGGGACGCGCTCTTCTGGCTCGCGCGCCACCTGTGTGCCCTGCGGCGGCACGGCGGCCTCGCGACGTGGCCCGTGGACGGAATCGACCATGGTGCCCTGAAGGACCGGTGCCTCCACGTGTTGGAGGTGCTGGGTGAGGCACTCGAACAATCCCCTCCGGAAGTCCCCACCAGCGAGGCGTCGCGCTGGCTCTACACCCTGATGCGTCGGTTGGAGGCCACACCGTCCCAGACCATCGCGCGGTTCCTCGCCAAAGCCCTCGCCTTTCCATCGGGGGCGTCCGGCTAG